Part of the Oncorhynchus mykiss isolate Arlee chromosome 23, USDA_OmykA_1.1, whole genome shotgun sequence genome is shown below.
tatctcaaggccatcagactgttaaatagccatcagtaGGTACCTTAGAGGCTGCTACCATATATACATAGACTTTAAATTACTGGCcagtttaataatggaacactgctcactttaaataatgtttacatattttgcattactcatctcatgtatatatgtatatactgtattccattctactgtatcttagtggCTGAtgctccgacattgctcgtccaaaaatgtatatattcttaattccattccattcctttactttggatttgtgtttattgtgtgtattgttgtgaaatgttttgatattacttgttagatattactgcactgttagaacTGTTTTTTatcaataacatttgctaaacacgtgtactgtttgtgaccaatacaatttgatttgatttgacactacactgacactccaacacacacacgcacacacactatatacgctcacaaacacaaaacacacacacacatgcatattcaCGCCACACTCACACATAGGCACACTTCACttacactgctactactctgtttattatctatcctgatggcCCAtttacttttacccctacctacatgtacatattacctcaactacctagtattcctgcacattgactcggtactgatactccttgtgtatagccttgttattgttattttattgtgttactatttgctttatttttttcataatatactgtacattgttaCTTTAACCTGCACACCTTCCTTTCTTCACAGCTTTCACAATTccttttgtgattttgttgtagaATTATATTTGCTTCCATTTAGTTTCACAATTGTTGTGCTTTTTGGCAAGTTGTTGTTATTATAataatgttttttaaaatctggATGTGGCCCAAATTGTACAACTCAGCAGTTTATTGTCTTGTTGTCTAAATAAAACAAAGTGCTCCAATATACACGTTTCTTAGCGATCCAAAATGGTTTTGTGATACTCTCAACTCTGACGTATTAAGACATTCATTACTGTTTTATAACACCTCAAATTAATATCACTTTACTTAAAGCTGGAATCTTTAATGGTGAAACTGCCATGTCCATTTGcgacattacaacaacaaagaagttacaGATTTTCTTTCCTTTGGACATCATTGCACGTGCGATAAAACAGCAGAAATGTACCATTTTTTGTAATCACGTAGCTTCTCAACTCTGCTTTGTCaactaaacaaaaacaataacattgGCGGTGGGAAAGACAGTGGCGCTGTTTCCACAactgcggattccatctttaaggTGTTTGCGCACACTCTCTAATGGCATATGACACGGTTATGACACCCATCATTCCATTCAATGTAATAATGTGACAGAGTTTGGTAAGTGATATAACGCATGGTCATAACATCTGGAGTGTAGACACTTGTGTAGCATGTAAAAACATATGACATAAGTTGTTAGGCAGACTGTGTAATAGCCATTGTTATTAACAGTTGACATTAGAGCATATGACAACAGGATGAACAGTTGTCTATGAAGTTTAAAGTATGCTTCCCAGTCTAAACAGGGACATTTGAGGTTAGTCGAAGTTTGTTTGATAAGGTAATTtttaagtgtttgttgtcattcaacgaccTACGACTAGCAAatgttttcacttgagaaatacttcACCAAGCATCTTAGTTTGATGTCAAATTGCGTGATTAATACCTCCTtggcaaaaaaatgttttttataatcttATGCCGTTACTCATAACTGTTTAAAATGTATGACATCATATGACAAATGCTGTAACGTGTTATATCAGTGTTTCTTAATCcaggtcctggggacccaaagagttgcaaatgtttgtttttgcctaggcactacacacctgattcaaatcagtAAAGCTTGATGCAGAGTTGATCATTTTAATCAGCTGTAGtgttaaggcaaaaacaaaaatgtgcacccctttgggtccccaagaccAGGATTAAGATAGACATGATAAAGAATGCatgaataaggacacctacagtaaagtgCTATCATTAAATCTGGTGTAGGCTATGGACTAGAGTGACACCTTTCCACATCAAATCTTTTAATTTCTCCTGAAGATGCAGTGAAGAGGGCATCAAGGTAGCCTGTAGCGCCACCAACAACACCATATGCCATGCCTTCAAAGAACAAAGTTTGAGCAAAACCATAACATTTCAATGCATTAAAATGATTTGGAAGATGTTCTTTCACTTACAGTATGAATGTTATAAGGTTGTTTTTTATCTAAACATTAGGCTTTTATTTTCCTTTCTTGCAGGACGCAATTTGGCAGTAGTATTTGTCCTGACTACTGTTCTTCTTGTCGTTTTGATTGTGATCATTTACCTGTGGCGAAGTAATAAATATTGTTTTGGTAAGTGTTTGGTCATTCTGCCAGTTGTAGGCTATGCTAAATCACCAAAAGGGGGCAGAAGAGGTTCTTCTCTAATTTAGTTAGTAAAGTGTTTGAAGAGCACAGAAGTCTGGCTTGTTGAAAAGCTCCCTTTCCAAAAGTATCTGGTTTTGAGTCGTCCTTGAAATAGCATTGACATGTCTCCAATTTCTTTTGTTAGGGCCAAATGGTGGTTTGACAGAACTGCCCAACCGGAGTTCAGAGGTAAATATCTTCAATTTATACAAGGGGTGGGTCTAAACCTGAATGGTTAAAAGCACATTCCAgtcggtgtctattccacaagttatcaccggctaaatctatgacattaaaatgcctatttactctgttccatctgacatttttatggatatatacaaagaaacgaaacaaagtgcagctagtttgcagtcttcccagcttcagtttgaagtgattgtgttagctgtgttgttggctagctcctctgaacaacattGTCCTAatgagagcacattttctatgccaggcgaaattgcGCCTCATTAACTCATGGATGTATCCttgtagaaaacagcttaaataaATGCAAATGCAGCTGTCTGCACTGTTTGTCGTGACTGTAAATTaaccgtagttggctagctagcaagcaagtgaaaggaatgttgccagccagtatggcaatggaacatttagaacaaacgaccagccggcttggatAGTAACCCTATATTTGTGTAGGGACTATATATTGTGGACTTCGTcttgggcctaacaacacccgtgccaatatgtcttccaaacaccggcttcttgaAAGTGTCACAGTACTCCACTCTGTCCCTGACTACAGCCACCGCTTAAAACACAGACATGCATCTCTAGTGCTACATCACTTTTACATATCATGTCACCTATTATGATTAGTGAGTTAAATATCAATGGTGAATgtgttttacatgtatttattttttgcagGAAATGCAGCCACTGAGAGGTAAGAACATCATCAATGTTACTACTGATGTGTGCTAATATGAACCTTATGTATGTTATTTCCAACTAAGAATTACCCATAATCCCTCTTTCTTCTTTGGTTTCAGGTGTTAATCTCTGGCCACACCTCCCAGACATTGCTAAGACCTTGGGGTGGAGGGACATGAAACAGGTGGCCGAGTGCAGTGGGATGACACATACCGCCATAGAATCCCACCAGCTGAACTTTCCCAATGACTCCCAGGAGCAATGCTCCAGCCTACTGAGGGCCTGGGTGGAGAAAGAGGGGATGACCACAGCCTCTGTGACACTGGTCCAGACTCTACTCCGCATGAAGAAAAAGGTCAAGGCAGAGGATATCATGGCTATCATCAGCAACAAGGAGGATGGCGTCACAGGGCAAAACTCAGGATCAGGACAggtgtagatactgtatgtacagtatggtcAAACCACTGCCTTTAACCATGGACAGATGAccgggaatatggccgaatataaacagtctagttattccctccacaaggcaatcaaaaatgtgaaatgttgttatagggacaaagtggagttgcaattcaacggctcagacacaagacgtatgtggcagggtctacaggcaattatggactacaaaaagaaaatcagccacaTCATGGACACCGACGTCTTTCTTCCAGACAAACGAAACACattctttgcctgctttgaggataatgcAGTGCCATCGATgaggcccgctaccaaggactgcgggccccccctctccttctccgtggctgacatgagtaagacatttaaacatgttaacccttgcaaggctgttGGCCCAGACTGCATCAATATGGTCACAATTGTTCCTGGACTTtcagggtgtgtgctcagccccctcctgtactccctgttcacccatgactgtgtggccatgcacatctccaactcaaatcatcaagtttgcagacgacacaacagtagtgggcttgattaccaacaacggcgagacagcctacggggaggaggtgagggctctcggcGTGTGgagtcaggaaaacaacctctcacgcAACATCAACctaacaaaggagatgatcgtggatttcaggatacagcagagggagcacccccctatccacatcgacgggacagcagtggagaaagtggaaagttttaagttcctctgcgtacataTCACGGACAAAccaaaatggtccacccacacagaaagtgtggtgaagaaggcaacaacgcctcttcaacctcaggaggctgaagacatttgGCTTGTCACTTAAAACCCTCCcaaacttttatagatgcacaattAAGAGGTGGGAcagctaaacagccatcactaacacagagaggctgctgcctacatacagactcaaatcattggccactttaataaaggtatcactagtcactttattaatgtttacatatcttacattatttaactagacaagtcagttaaggacacattcttatttacaatgacggcctacaccggtcaaacccatacgacgttgggccaattgtgcaccaacctatgggactaccaatcatggccagttgtgatacagcctggatttgacccagtgtctgtagtgacacctccagcactgagatgcagtgccttagaagcacaagcatttcgctacacttgcattaacatctgctaaccatgtttatgtgaccaataaaatgttagtAGTACTGTTCATGCCAGTAAAGATGCCAGTATGTAATGCTGGGTTTAACAGTCTCTTGAGGTTCAGTTTCATCAGTAACAGGTAAGACCTCTGTTGTTGCAGGGACAAGCTCATCCGAGTCCTGATGAGATAAAGCCATCAGCAGCTTCATCCTGTGCTGTGACTCCTTGAGCTGTTGCATTCAGTAATTGGTCCACATTTGTGCGCCGGATCATGTTGGGGCctacattcacagtgtaggtcaAGGGTCCTGTCTTTGACACAATCTCGCCAGCTTGCCATTTCTGGTTTGGGCTCTTGTAGTTTCTGGCAATAACTTCCTGTCCAATGTCAAAGGTTCTGAGttgcttttgtttttgttttggggaACACTGTTTCTGTTGAATGTGCCAGCAGGTTTGCAGGTAGCAAATGGAAATAAAATGACATTGTACATTAGAATAGTtaaatccttctctctttcccaaGTCAaatgtatccctctctacctccccaatTTCTCTCCCCTTTACACCAGCCAAGCCAAGCTTCTCTCAACCTCCCATCCTTGTCCACCCAAGCCAAGCTTGGCCTTATTTCTCATTCTTGGCCATCCTTGCCCACCCTTACCCACCCAAGCcaagcttgtcccaacctcccatattttcccactctctcttcctctcagacacacaaacattcacccacacacatacctacactctctcacacacacacacacacacacacacacacacacacacacacacacacacacacacacacacacacacatatatagaaGTTATTGACATACATGCTATATCATCCCATTTTAATTGTCATCAGTGTCCATGTCCAGACCATTGTTATCGGATACTTCTATCATTAATTTATTGAGCAGAACAGTTGCTTGGGAAAGTCTAGTgtagatttttttgggggagggggaaTTAATATTCTCTCAATTTACGATAAACTGGTTTTAGGCATCATTGGATCTAGCCTATATTGTGCTCATCGCTTTTTCCCGCTTCATTCTCTTCTCAGTAAATGGGACTCTCCTTGTTGAACTGGAAAGGTTTCTTGCAGCTTGATTTGGGCTTCGTCGGCGCTTGTGAATTCCATCCTTTACCTTCCCTTCCATACCCACAGCACTGCTGGGAAGTCGGAGCTGAGGTTTAATCCCTTTTTCCTCCAGTGACTGTCTGATCGGGATGTAATCCATGCGTCTTTTTCTCAGCTTTGCAGACAGGCCCTGGTAGAATCAAATAGTCTGGCTGTGGATTTTAATTCAGTTCAACCATTTATCTATAACATGACCCCTCAACACATACCCAATACACCACATCTCCTTACCTCCTACTTAAATTGTCACCATTATGAGCAACAGTCATGAGAATGTACTTTGAGGAACTAGGTGACAACTGCTGGGTCAGGGTGTCACCCAGTAATAGTTTTGATCCTCTTACAAGTGGTGGTTCTTTTGGTGTTGCTATACTCAACTTAACTGATCTGTGTGCCTTTTCCAGATGACGTCCTCTGCATTCTGGACAGTGTAGTACACAGGACTAGTCTGAGAAATGAGTTTAGCATGAACCCACTTTGGTCCGCTGAGGTAGTTTCTTGGGACTCTAGCTGCAGACACTAACTTGCGATGCGCATCCACGGACACAAGAAACATTCTGTCTTTGAATGGACCTGCaaagttgatgtgtgtgtgttgccacgCCTCCTCCAACCAATCCTACAGATGAAGAGGTGCAAGTTGAGGTATGTTGCGAACCTTCTGACAAGGATTTTTTTTTGAGCTTTTTCCTCGATGCTTACATCAAAAAGACGTCATGAAAAATATGTGTTACTCTGGTTGTGATCTGGATATAAGACGTCCCGACCAGATTTCAACTTGACAAATACGTCTTTTGTCATGTTCTATGCCCACTGGGTGGTGTATGGTTGTAGGCAGTTTATATTTGTCATGCAGCCAGCTATTTTAATTTTGCAAAGGTCTTTGTTGAATTGTTTTCCATTGAGTCAATGTATTTTGTTTATACCCATGTAAGTCATATGATTAATACTGTAGTCATAAAGATGGGCCCTATTTTATTGAAAAATACAACAACTATAGCCTTTAACAGTATTTGACAACTCCACTTCACATctcttgtattcttataaatgtgCACTGCATTGTATGCTATTCTGTTGAAATGCAGGCCAAATTATGTAAAATAGCCAAATAAAGTCAGTCATgggagaataaaaaataaaaaaatgttgacATGGTATAGGCCTACAATGTTTGTCTCCATTATGTTTTTTCTGGCTCTACAACTTTCATACCTTTAGTCTGAGAGAGATTTCAAGGAGCAGACTAAATCCACCATTAATTAACAACTTTCATTAGTCAAGATGACACAACTTCATGGCATATAGGCAGTTGTATCAATGGTATGCTACATTGCAGTTTACAGGGGAAGTGCCAAATAGTTGTTCAACATCTAAGGCTAACAGTTTAtttggcatttcactgtacatGCTTGTAATTTTAGTTAATGTTGAAGTTCTATAAAAAATGTGAACATTTTGAAAAGGCGCTTACCTACTTTCCATTCTCTTTATTTTGTGGTTCCTTCCTATCTACTGTAAACACAACCAAAATGTTTCATGAAGAAATTACAAGAGTCAAAGTTACATGAACTGTGCAGCTATTTATCCCTTTCAGGATACATCATCTGACCTAATACCCCACTACAATAGTGATTATTTTTGACTATCATTGACACGAAGTAAAAATGAATTGGGCATTTGCCAAATCAGTTTGTAAGGCTTTTCCTTGAATCGTTTACTGGAAGCAAATTCTTGACAGATACAATGCAATCAGTGCTATGTTTGGTTATCGGAAAAGGTTGCATTCCCTTAAAAACACATTTATCTTACTTCCTTCCAGGGCACACAGTTCAATATTGTGTCAATAGTGAGTCACTCTGCTCTCTTTATATTTAGAGGGGCAGACTGCTGCCTCAAGAAGGTTCACAGAGTTAACACATGGTTGTGTTTCATTATTCTACTGAATCACCTTGCAATGCACAGCAAAAATGACACAAAAGCAATACCCAACAGCAACTTGTTTGAAGACTGTATATTGAATGATATCCAATATAAAAGTTGCAATGACATTTCATAACATATTTTTAATCTAATTGTTCTTCAGGTGTTGGGCTGAGGCATTGTCAGAGTCGACGAGATGCTGGCGTGAGGGGTGACGCTGTGGTTTTATCTCCCTGAGGACTAGGGAGCCAGGATGCAGGCGGCCATAGTGCGGGTGTTTGTGGGGGTGGCAGCGGCCATCTTGAACCACCCGCTGCTGTTCCACCAGGAGATGACCACTCTCCCAGAGCAGGATGATGTGCTGCTGGCCCACATGAGGAGAGGCTTGAGCTGGAGCAAGTGTGGCTGTAGGAGGAGCAGCAGGACCCTGGCTCGAAGGATGGCTACGACTGGCACATCTGGAGCGCCATCTCGCTGGTCATCTTCTCTATCGAGGTGTGTCGGCAGGATCTGGCAGACATGGAAACCACTACGCTGATGATGAGGATGGGTTTGTTGAGGGTGGATCCATCAGTTCCAAGACCCTCATGCTCGATAACGGAGTCCTAATCAGCTTCTGTGAGAGATCAATCCACACCTCGGCCCATGAGAACTGGAGGTTGCAGGAATTTGTTGAGGGCTTCACTGAAGACCTGCTGAAGTCCCTGAGAAATTTGTGTGACAGGTAGGCTGACATGGAGGTGGGGTCTTTGTGGGCGTTGGGAGCATTTTTGAGTCGTGGAGGGTGAGCAAGCCCCTGATGTGGGTTCTCATTGTCCTTTTCACCCCACCGGAGGTGTACTCCTTCCAGCTGTGGTGCAGCCCCACTAGTGATGTGCCCCTGGACATGCAGGGCTGTGGCAGGATCAAGGTGACATGGATTGGGTAGAATGAGGACGGCTGTCTCTGTGGCTCTGCCAACCTGGGTGAAAACATGCTATGCTTGCtgcatggcaaaaatgaaaagcCCATAGCTGACCACATCCCGTACGACCTTCTGTGCTCCAAGAACACGCCTTCTATGGCCAGGGACCAGGTCATGACATGGTTCCTGATCTCTTTGACAAAAGCCTGGGGACAGATTTTTCACAAGTACGAGTTTGAATGCACTTCAGATcagataaaatgttattggtcacatacacatggttagaagatgttattgtgagtgtagcgaaatgcttgtacttataattctgacagtgcagtaatatctcaaaagaaatctaacaattccacaacaactacctaatacacacatatctaagggatggaataataatatatacatataaatatatggatgagcgatgaccgaacggcataggcaagatgcaatagatatgGTATGGTATGCAATAGGAatgaaaatacagtatatacatatgggatgagtaatgcaagatatgtaaacattattgaagctgcattattaaagtgactagtgatcaacttattaaagtggccaatgatttcaagtctgtatgtaggcagcagcctctctgaggtAGTGAAGGCTGTTTAACAacctgatgaccttgagatagaagctgtttttcagtctctgaccaaacaggtcagggacaacgttgtggaaaagtacagatcaggttttggttataaaaaaatattagaaactttgaacatcccacggagcaccattaaatccattattaaaaaattgaaagaatatggcaccacagcaaacctgccaagagactcacggaccaggcaaggagggcattaatcagagagacaacaaagagaccaaaaataactctgaaggagctgcaaagctccacagcagagattggaatatctgtccattggaccactttaagctgtacactccacagagctgggctttacagaagagtgtccagaaaaaaagccattgcttaaagaaaacaataagcaaacacatttggtgttagccaaaaggcatgtgggagactccccaaacatatggaagaaggtactctggtcagatgagaataaaattgagcttttttggccatcaaggaaaacgctatgtctggtgaaAACCCAACCCCTCTCATCACCCCGggaacaccatcccagcagcatcatgctgtggggatgtttttcatcggcagggactgggaaactggtcagaattgaaggaatgatggatggtgctaaatacag
Proteins encoded:
- the LOC110502471 gene encoding tumor necrosis factor receptor superfamily member 6 isoform X1, giving the protein MNKYTFLYILCILCTVRLTTPFNAERSSQDILITSKLRTKRQSCQDGTYQHEGMACCLCAAGQHLESHCSVSPEDGTCVYCEENRTYNSDPNSLDSCEPCTSCDSKANLEVEDRCTIFKDSVCRCQQGHYCNKGKEHCRACYPCTICSEEGIKVACSATNNTICHAFKEQSLSKTITFQCIKMIWKMFFHLQYECYKVVFYLNIRLLFSFLAGRNLAVVFVLTTVLLVVLIVIIYLWRSNKYCFGPNGGLTELPNRSSEEMQPLRGVNLWPHLPDIAKTLGWRDMKQVAECSGMTHTAIESHQLNFPNDSQEQCSSLLRAWVEKEGMTTASVTLVQTLLRMKKKVKAEDIMAIISNKEDGVTGQNSGSGQV
- the LOC110502471 gene encoding tumor necrosis factor receptor superfamily member 6 isoform X2, producing MNKYTFLYILCILCTVRLTTPFNAERSSQDILITSKLRTKRQSCQDGTYQHEGMACCLCAAGQHLESHCSVSPEDGTCVYCEENRTYNSDPNSLDSCEPCTSCDSKANLEVEDRCTIFKDSVCRCQQGHYCNKGKEHCRACYPCTICSEEGIKVACSATNNTICHAFKEQRRNLAVVFVLTTVLLVVLIVIIYLWRSNKYCFGPNGGLTELPNRSSEEMQPLRGVNLWPHLPDIAKTLGWRDMKQVAECSGMTHTAIESHQLNFPNDSQEQCSSLLRAWVEKEGMTTASVTLVQTLLRMKKKVKAEDIMAIISNKEDGVTGQNSGSGQV